The Pan paniscus chromosome 15, NHGRI_mPanPan1-v2.0_pri, whole genome shotgun sequence genome includes a window with the following:
- the LOC100984057 gene encoding olfactory receptor 11H4, with protein MNRSATHIVTEFILLGFPSCWKIQIFLFSLFLVIYVLTLLENGAIIYAVRCNPLLHTPMYFLLGNFAFLEIWYVSSTVPNMLVNILSKTKAISFSGCFLQFYFFFSLGTTECLFLAVMAYDRYLAICHPLQYPAIMTGRFCGKLVSFCWLIGFLGYPIPIFYISQLPFCGPNIIDHFLCDMDPLMALSCAPAPITERIFYTQSSLVLFFTSMYILRSYILLLTAVFQVPSAAGRRKAFSTCGSHLVVVSLFYGTVMVMYVSPTYGIPTLLQKILTLVYSVMTPLFNPLIYTLRNKDMKLTLRNVLFGMRIRQNS; from the coding sequence ATGAACAGGTCAGCAACACACATCGTGACAGAGTTTATTCTCCTGGGATTCCCCAGTTGCTGGAAGATTCAGATTTTCCTCTTCTCATTGTTTTTGGTGATTTATGTCTTGACCTTGCTGGAAAATGGGGCCATTATCTATGCAGTGAGATGCAACCCACTACTACACACCCCCATGTACTTTCTGCTGGGAAACTTTGCCTTCCTTGAGATCTGGTATGTGTCCTCCACTGTTCCTAACATGCTAGTCAACATTCTCTCCAAGACCAAGGCCATCTCATTTTCTGGGTGCTTCCTCcagttctatttcttcttttcactgGGAACAACTGAATGTCTCTTTCTGGCAGTAATGGCTTATGATCGATACCTGGCCATCTGCCACCCACTGCAGTACCCTGCCATCATGACTGGAAGGTTCTGTGGTAAGCTGGTGTCTTTCTGTTGGCTTATTGGATTCCTTGGATACCCAATTCCCATTTTCTACATCTCCCAACTCCCCTTCTGTGGTCCTAATATCATTGATCACTTCCTGTGTGACATGGACCCATTGATGGCTCTATCCTGTGCCCCAGCTCCCATAACTGAACGTATTTTCTATACTCAGAGCTCCCTTGTCCTCTTTTTCACTAGTATGTACATTCTTCGATCCTATATCCTGTTACTAACAGCTGTTTTTCAGGTCCCTTCTGCAGCTGGTCGGAGAAAAGCCTTCTCTACCTGTGGTTCTCATTTAGTTGTGGTATCTCTTTTCTATGGGACAGTCATGGTAATGTACGTAAGTCCTACATATGGGATCCCAACTTTATTGCAGAAGATCCTCACACTGGTATATTCAGTAATGACTCCTCTTTTTAATCCTCTGATCTATACTCTTCGTAATAAGGACATGAAACTCACTCTGAGAAATGTCCTGTTTGGAATGAGAATTCGTCAAAATTCGTGA